A single region of the Microbulbifer sp. MKSA007 genome encodes:
- a CDS encoding DUF945 family protein, whose amino-acid sequence MKKVLTVLLPAAVLTGVVAPKIVGIQLESSIDEIVTAANENSAYTVEVKSMDSSWFSTQTTFLVSLDVSAFSDVSGAPEIDPFSVEVDFSASHGPFRFGEHAGFGWLGWTLEVAGDQLREHLVWAEEAPFYQIHGNMNALGGYYYNDSITPFTTDVENQKAQLTFSGFQGKGQYQDEQLAYQGSADSLTVTSELRDFKVERLTMDMTMPSSLEAIFESAFYDSDTTINLGVIKLINDKEQEENVDIADLYIKASTELNPENQLGNMQVAYGTKKVDIAEFHGEDLALELEVTNISQEFLKSYQDFAVSLNKLPTEEATAKTMEFMSENLLSLVAGEPQLNITSLRGTFPQGSFNSNLHTSLVGISALPEQPLDPAFWLSHTLVDGELSGDKAVIEFIAVQVMKAQLKNNPQTQGMSEEQLEQIAAQQVPTILASLEQQGLLVSTNDGYISNVSLKDSELKVNEKPMPLPL is encoded by the coding sequence ATGAAAAAAGTATTAACAGTATTGCTTCCAGCAGCAGTGCTTACAGGTGTTGTTGCGCCGAAAATTGTTGGCATTCAACTTGAGTCATCCATTGATGAAATAGTCACTGCCGCGAATGAAAATTCGGCATACACGGTTGAAGTAAAAAGCATGGATTCATCCTGGTTTTCAACCCAGACAACCTTTTTGGTGAGCTTGGATGTCAGTGCTTTCTCGGATGTATCAGGTGCCCCTGAAATTGATCCTTTTTCTGTAGAAGTAGACTTTAGTGCTTCCCACGGCCCCTTCCGTTTCGGCGAGCATGCTGGTTTTGGTTGGCTTGGCTGGACGCTAGAAGTTGCCGGTGATCAATTGCGTGAACATTTGGTTTGGGCTGAGGAAGCTCCTTTTTACCAGATCCATGGCAATATGAATGCCTTAGGTGGTTATTACTATAACGATAGCATTACGCCATTTACTACTGATGTTGAGAATCAAAAAGCTCAGTTAACCTTTAGCGGTTTTCAAGGGAAAGGGCAATATCAGGATGAGCAACTAGCTTATCAGGGGAGTGCCGATAGCCTTACCGTTACTTCCGAGCTAAGGGATTTTAAGGTTGAAAGGTTGACTATGGATATGACCATGCCTTCCTCCCTTGAAGCAATTTTTGAGAGTGCTTTTTATGATTCTGATACAACAATTAACCTTGGCGTCATCAAGTTAATAAATGATAAAGAGCAGGAAGAAAATGTTGACATTGCTGATCTATATATAAAAGCCAGTACTGAACTTAACCCAGAAAATCAGCTGGGGAATATGCAAGTTGCCTATGGAACTAAAAAGGTTGATATAGCTGAATTCCATGGTGAAGACCTGGCCCTTGAGCTTGAGGTCACCAATATCAGTCAGGAATTTTTGAAGTCTTATCAGGACTTTGCCGTCTCACTCAATAAACTACCTACGGAAGAAGCAACCGCTAAGACAATGGAGTTTATGAGCGAAAACTTGCTATCTTTAGTGGCTGGCGAGCCTCAACTGAACATTACCAGCTTACGTGGCACTTTCCCACAAGGCAGCTTTAACAGTAACCTTCATACTAGCTTAGTTGGCATCAGTGCGTTACCGGAGCAACCGCTAGATCCGGCTTTTTGGCTGTCACACACCTTAGTTGACGGAGAGCTAAGTGGCGATAAAGCTGTGATTGAATTTATTGCCGTACAAGTGATGAAAGCCCAATTGAAAAATAACCCTCAAACTCAAGGTATGAGTGAAGAGCAACTGGAGCAAATCGCTGCTCAACAAGTGCCGACGATATTAGCGTCTCTTGAACAGCAAGGTTTGTTAGTGTCTACCAATGACGGCTACATCTCAAATGTCAGCCTGAAAGACAGCGAGCTTAAGGTGAATGAAAAACCTATGCCGCTACCGCTTTAG